Proteins from one Podospora pseudoanserina strain CBS 124.78 chromosome 1, whole genome shotgun sequence genomic window:
- a CDS encoding hypothetical protein (EggNog:ENOG503P4G0; COG:S) translates to MAAINATTSVPELSQAEAGVLELYDKVQQLQLQLAVLRAQERYTQGKGSPDGRTRLLEAKASLSLRDIVIESVVAVQPTLKAVHHATHTSPVERDLLSHIEQRDHAAKRTAEHCSALHSAMEKLAKVEVEYLETKQRNVELASETLDLAADNVGQEPNNVRNTQLKMELDTLETQLRATRGKWRVMKGTASAIVTGSGLDWVRDERLRELVLDIDD, encoded by the exons ATGGCAGCAATCAATGCAACGACCTCTGTACCCGAGCTGTCCCAGGCCGAAGCCGGCGTCCTGGAGCTTTACGACAAGGTGCAACAACTCCAGCTCCAGTTGGCAGTTCTCAGAGCACAAGAGCGCTACACCCAAG GGAAAGGATCACCAGACGGTCGAACCCGGCTGTTAGAAGCAAAGGCATCACTGTCACTTCGCGACATAGTTATCGAAAGCGTCGTGGCGGTCCAGCCAACTCTAAAAGCCGTCCACCATGCCACTCACACCTCGCCTGTTGAACG GGATCTTTTATCCCACATCGAGCAGCGCGACCATGCAGCAAAGCGCACCGCTGAGCACTGCTCGGCCCTGCACTCGGCCATGGAGAAGCTCGcaaaggttgaggttgaatATCTAGAAACCAAACAGCGAAATGTGGAACTCGCATCGGAAACGCTTGACCTTGCTGCTGATAATGTCGGGCAAGAACCCAACAATGTCAGAAATACACAGCTCAAGATGGAACTGGACACATTAGAGACCCAGCTTAGAGCGACGCGCGGAAAATGGAGAGTGATGAAAGGCACAGCTAGTGCTATCGTCACTGGCAGCGGTCTTGACTGGGTTCGGGATGAGCGTTTGCGCGAACTGGTGCTCGACATCGACGATTGA
- the ATG11 gene encoding oligomeric, coiled-coil, peripheral membrane protein (COG:U; EggNog:ENOG503NU5H), with protein sequence MASQVLIAHTGQRLHLDASQASSLDNLKAIVALNLSIPAQYIIALTPQGRPLKPQATYTEKEIYIYDSRLALGSSPGTPPPARSELPIPKEYRVSDAPDLIEDSRSIHAWQELYKARQVWAFRVVEDCRQMATAADDRYSEIDVMLRCLDAAVTNLESVIRGLEPKYAELTRWIPTARADYAALATGWEEYLSLARSIPVSSAMVRFMTGQEVSGTKARLQRQTTLEDLIDLETTRKAGRLAPAALRKFNNRVADLDKAAIRLFQDAEDLFREFERTMARSAMDHSRDAHQLLQDIEAVAKKIDTDYQTTLESTSSTRDALSQISKIAVNHTERLLPSMAKRAVELSNMLQYATQARNTLAAESTEFMRSIADITSLSSSVKAQINGVNQEDELSTFDHLRLVQQSPYMYASFVVEAIRRREWLEKVKQDSSTLANEMALFQEEEIKRRRKWYKSIANTYEPQTSTSESNVPGLEVNLLGEEESWPSMTRGDLEEFFALLQIPKADPEIVNDVGKLVAELNNPTRQQSRRMKAFKNGSVHEAALGRSGLLIRGDDDLLRTLQDEKAKLEGKLKTAESRVRRLEDLLHRQTQASRPSIGNLFQVPSQQLPDRNDSTISVRSPRIADDRRGSLEAADVLAQRIQQLESDLAAEKERSAGLERELNVQVAQHNNIKGQLSEVNSTKKDLLENMEAQKREFVEERKSFQEEIRQLQLRLEHTEDEIEHYGESREHEKTSYDERIRLLECEVLEKQDALLKFEGQVEVLRKETGLQRERLEAQERQLQHAQDERQDLVKKVEVTSEEAGHHVKTLHSLWGLLAPDASIPVDPTKLSEAIVGKINDVLSRLQRLDGDMSLLRLDLNSSQSAAKIAQAERASLEARFDTLHKAVSEERAKVAALEGKLADSRSQLQQLRSKLADGETGTESLRKQLEQQEKKIMVITEELASRTSQVGSMEEGARLLKEKLKESQVRLSELGAWFESRTEHAKEITQRLYAQNECLIRLLERLGFSVTRQDGNMTIQKVPRAERSTQSTSELDPSMSLRRSSTLNLRPVADSADLKLLYWMDSNNRQSESARYTAFLESLGYFDMDAFCETVIRRVRDIENIARKWRGYRDKTHALQKDAHNKIAFKHFKEGDLALFLPTKNQATGAWAAFNVGCPHYFLREKESHRLDNREWIVARISRIQDRVVDLSKSLQHQPGDRRRRLSTDAEPSKDDNDNPFGLSDGLRWYLIDAEEDKPGAPNTPGLAKSTVTVAANKVEAMADMHTHGRSGSKSGGLVGRGAAPSGIEGVSKTLSKSLESRRSSTGSRKALPFAIGVSRGRDSAVASETNSLRAAPADTPVATSPIQQHAVPQVTTQAVDARQTIGADGEEGSSTEAASAQQPRQSLSEVRNPLDSLIGP encoded by the exons ATGGCGTCACAGGTGTTGATTGCCCACACGGGTCAGCGCCTGCATCTTGACGCTTCCCAGGCCTCATC CTTGGACAACCTCAAGGCCATCGTGGCCTTGAATTTATCTATACCCGCACAGTACATCATCGCGTTGACCCCCCAGGGAAGGCCCTTGAAGCCCCAAGCCACCTACACCGAG AAAGAAATCTACATTTACGATAGTCGCCTAGCCCTAGGATCGTCCCCAGGAACACCGCCTCCTGCCCGGTCCGAGCTCCCTATACCCAAGGAATACAGAGTCTCAGACGCCCCGGACTTGATCGAAGACTCGCGCTCTATTCACGCATGGCAAGAGTTGTACAAGGCACGCCAGGTCTGGGCGTtcagggtggtggaagattGCAGGCAGATGGCTACCGCCGCAGATGACCGCTACAGCGAAATCGATGTTATGCTCCGTTGTCTCGATGCGGCTGTCACCAACCTCGAGTCTGTCATCCGAGGCCTGGAGCCCAAATATGCAGAGCTCACGAGATGGATTCCCACAGCCCGGGCTGACTATGCGGCATTGGCAACAGGATGGGAGGAGTATCTATCGCTTGCACGGAGCATTCCGGTTTCGTCGGCGATGGTCCGGTTCATGACCGGACAGGAGGTCAGCGGCACTAAGGCAAGGCTGCAGCGGCAGACCACTTTGGAAGACCTGATTGATCTGGAAACTACCCGAAAAGCTGGCCGTTTGGCGCCAGCAGCCCTCCGCAAATTCAACAACAGGGTCGCAGATCTAGACAAGGCTGCAATACGCCTATTCCAAGATGCTGAGGATCTCTTCCGGGAGTTTGAGAGGACCATGGCACGGTCAGCCATGGACCATTCTCGTGACGCACATCAGTTATTGCAGGATATTGAAGCGGTGGCCAAGAAAATAGACACGGACTACCAAACGACGCTGGAGTCCACGAGTTCGACCCGGGACGCCCTCTCGCAAATTTCAAAGATTGCGGTCAACCATACCGAGCGCTTGCTGCCAAGCATGGCAAAGCGAGCGGTCGAACTGAGCAACATGCTCCAGTATGCCACACAAGCCAGAAATACTCTTGCGGCCGAGTCCACAGAATTCATGCGGAGTATTGCCGATATCACGTCGCTCAGCAGCAGTGTCAAGGCTCAAATCAATGGGGTCAACCAAGAAGACGAGCTCTCCACGTTTGATCATCTCCGTCTCGTTCAACAAAGTCCGTACATGTACGCCTCCTTTGTCGTTGAGGCGATCAGGCGCCGCGAGTGGCTTGAAAAGGTCAAGCAAGACTCGTCTACCCTTGCCAACGAGATGGCTCTCTttcaagaagaggagatCAAGCGGCGCAGAAAGTGGTACAAATCCATTGCGAACACATATGAGCCCCAAACTTCAACGTCGGAGAGTAATGTACCCGGCTTGGAAGTAAATCTGctcggagaagaagagagctGGCCGTCAATGACTCGAGGGGACCTGGAAGAGTTCTTTGCGCTCCTACAAATACCAAAGGCAGACCCCGAGATCGTGAATGACGTGGGAAAGCTGGTGGCAGAGCTGAACAACCCTACAAGACAGCAGTCCAGGAGGATGAAGGCCTTTAAAAACGGCAGCGTGCATGAGGCTGCCCTCGGACGTAGTGGCTTGTTGATTCGCGGTGATGACGACCTACTCCGGACGTTGCAAGATGAGAAAGCTAAGCTAGAGGGCAAGCTTAAAACAGCAGAAAGTCGGGTGCGACGTCTGGAGGATTTGCTTCACCGCCAAACCCAAGCATCACGACCAAGTATCGGCAATCTATTCCAGGTCCCGAGCCAGCAGTTACCGGACCGCAATGACTCTACAATATCGGTCCGGTCACCTCGGATCGCAGACGACCGGAGAGGATCACTTGAGGCGGCTGACGTTTTGGCCCAACGAATTCAGCAGCTCGAGTCTGACCTTGCagccgagaaggagaggtcGGCGGGTCTAGAAAGGGAATTGAATGTGCAGGTGGCCCAGCATAACAATATCAAGGGCCAGTTGAGCGAGGTCAACTCGACGAAAAAGGACCTGTTGGAAAATATGGAGGCTCAAAAGCGGGAGTTTGTGGAGGAGCGAAAGTCTTTCCAGGAGGAGATCCGGCAATTGCAACTGCGCCTGGAGCACACAGAAGACGAGATTGAACACTATGGTGAGTCAAGGGAGCATGAAAAAACCTCTTATGATGAGAGGATTCGCCTTCTTGAGTGCGAGGTGCTTGAGAAGCAGGACGCCCTCCTGAAATTTGAAGGCCAAGTTGAGGTCCTTCGTAAGGAAACAGGCTTGCAGCGGGAGAGGCTGGAGGCCCAGGAGCGGCAGTTGCAGCACGCACAAGACGAGCGGCAAGACCTAGTAAAGAAGGTTGAGGTGACAAGTGAGGAAGCGGGACATCATGTCAAGACGCTACATTCTCTTTGGGGACTGTTGGCGCCAGACGCATCCATCCCGGTCGATCCCACTAAGCTTTCAGAAGCAATTGTTGGCAAAATTAACGATGTACTGTCTCGACTGCAGAGGCTAGACGGAGATATGTCGCTTCTGCGCCTGGATCTCAATTCTTCTCAGAGCGCAGCCAAGATTGCGCAGGCGGAGAGGGCATCACTGGAAGCAAGATTCGATACCTTGCACAAGGCAGTTTCCGAGGAGAGGGCAAAGGTAGCTGCATTAGAAGGCAAACTGGCAGATAGTCGCAGCCAACTCCAACAGCTGCGCTCGAAGTTGGCCGATGGTGAGACTGGTACAGAGTCTCTACGAAAACAGCTCGagcaacaagaaaagaaaatcatGGTCATCACAGAGGAGCTGGCGTCGCGCACATCGCAGGTCGGCAGCATGGAAGAAGGCGCTCGGCTactcaaggagaagctgaaggaATCGCAGGTCCGGTTGTCGGAGCTGGGAGCTTGGTTTGAATCTCGGACCGAGCATGCAAAAGAAATTACCCAAAGGCTATACGCCCAGAACGAATGTTTGATACGCCTCCTTGAGCGGCTCGGGTTTTCGGTAACCCGTCAGGATGGCAACATGACGATACAAAAGGTTCCGAGGGCAGAACGCTCGACTCAAAGCACAAGTGAGTTGGATCCCAGCATGTCTCTTCGACGCTCCAGCACCCTTAACCTGCGCCCAGTTGCAGACAGTGCCGACCTGAAGCTATTATACTGGATGGATAGCAACAACAGACAAAGCGAGTCAGCAAGGTATACCGCCTTCTTGGAATCACTTGGCTACTTTGACATGGATGCCTTTTGCGAAACCGTGATACGCCGCGTTCGAGATATTGAAAATATTGCCCGGAAGTGGCGAGGATACCGGGACAAGACACACGCATTGCAAAAGGATGCTCACAACAAGATCGCCTTCAAACACTTCAAGGAGGGCGACCTGGCATTGTTTCTTCCTACCAAGAATCAGGCAACAGGTGCTTGGGCGGCATTCAATGTGGGCTGTCCCCATTACTTTCTTCGCGAGAAAGAGTCGCACAGGCTGGACAATCGTGAGTGGATCGTTGCCAGAATCTCGCGGATCCAGGATCGCGTCGTGGATCTCTCCAAATCTCTGCAACATCAGCCTGGAGATCGAAGGAGGCGGTTGTCTACAGACGCGGAGCCATCTAAGGACGACAATGACAACCCCTTCGGCCTGTCTGATGGTTTGAGGTGGTATCTGATCGATGCAGAGGAGGATAAGCCAGGTGCTCCGAATACGCCGGGCCTTGCAAAGTCTACAGTGACGGTAGCTGCCAACAAAGTCGAGGCCATGGCTGACATGCACACCCATGGGCGGTCGGGGTCCAAGTCTGGAGGGCTTGTGGGTCGTGGAGCTGCGCCGTCTGGCATTGAGGGGGTCAGCAAGACACTTTCCAAGAGTCTCGAGAGCCGTCGCTCTAGTACGGGCTCTAGAAAGGCCCTGCCCTTTGCGATTGGTGTTTCTCGAGGTCGGGACAGTGCCGTCGCTAGTGAGACAAACTCTCTCCGTGCTGCGCCAGCCGATACTCCGGTGGCCACAAGTCCTATACAACAGCATGCTGTGCCTCAGGTTACCACTCAAGCAGTTGATGCTAGGCAGACGATCGGTGCCgacggggaagaaggaagctCAACGGAAGCAGCGTCAGCCCAACAGCCGCGACAATCGCTTTCTGAGGTGCGCAACCCACTTGATTCCCTCATCGGACCCTGA
- a CDS encoding hypothetical protein (EggNog:ENOG503P3U8; COG:J) — MAGPVVSRSPACLWCVRRLAQPFLSPNGPVNSLPLVQTRAKSTHLVPSDKGVVVRLLANIPKFGRKDAIFRVERGRMRNEWFPRKLAEYMTVARFKELGLSLKNDVGERDPTFVDMKVLEQLPAAKPPAPVAEPQQAAKPVKKTIKPERVRELLERLVPKTITFYRIPIPAPPSNTATISPLVAVAAAQETPQGPLAIYGSVSTKDIASSIKSCISADEDGTQINIEPAHVTVLGLKDEINKIKELGRFEVKVSIGNSDLEPITRSVEVLPSEEKTQEPRPASKKTAV; from the exons ATGGCGGGACCAGTGGTGAGCAGATCGCCAGCATGCCTTTGGTGCGTGCGGAGGCTAGCACAGCCCTTTCTATCCCCCAACGGTCCCGtcaactccctcccactGGTTCAAACTCGAGCAAAGTCCACCCATCTCGTCCCCAGCGACAAGGGAGTTGTCGTCCGCCTGTTAGCAAATATCCCCAAGTTTGGCAGGAAAG ATGCCATCTTCCGTGTCGAGCGCGGCCGCATGCGCAACGAGTGGTTTCCCCGCAAATTGGCGGAATATATGACTGTGGCCCGCTTCAAGGAGCTCGGCCTATCCCTCAAGAATGATGTTGGCGAGAGGGACCCGACGTTTGTCGATATGAAGGTGCTGGAGCAGTTGCCTGCCGCGAAGCCACCTGCCCCGGTAGCCGAACCTCAGCAGGCCGCCAAGCCTGTGAAGAAGACCATCAAG CCGGAGAGAGTGCGTGAGCTTCTTGAAAGGCTTGTTCCGAAAACCATCACCTTCTATCGTATCCCGATtcctgccccgccatccaaTACGGCAACCATATCACCTCTCGTCGCTGTTGCCGCGGCCCAGGAGACCCCACAGGGACCCCTCGCGATCTATGGCTCTGTATCAACCAAGGACATTGCGAGTTCGATAAAGAGCTGCATATCTGCCGACGAGGACGGGACTCAGATCAACATCGAGCCCGCTCATGTCACCGTGCTAGGTTTGAAGGACGaaatcaacaagatcaaggagctAGGACGCTTCGAAGTGAAGGTATCGATTGGAAACTCGGATCTGGAGCCTATCACCAGGTCTGTCGAGGTTCTCCCCAGTGAAGAGAAGACACAAGAGCCACGGCCAGCGTCGAAGAAGACTGCCGTATAG
- a CDS encoding hypothetical protein (EggNog:ENOG503P7W4; COG:S): MMKTGHRQARALGPCERYSSSRHALGFYKCVINTCRYTVPTSGVQGQSVYEVFERALASVVLDIPSLRVGIKDEETSSPYFVFLSAINLHFHLEYHEVSKDLDVELIQKLEHQHDQYFPDISSRPPWKVIIVSTPHPANGVLTFDVIFAVHHSIADGRSTAAFHTKLLNELTCPSVRPIQLSDHVLSLPPSQQLSPPLEEAVAFKQSWGFVLGTLFRELGPAWLSRPSKAIPWTGKLITPEPFQTNLRLIVVPAEVAPSVLAICRQHGTTLTPLLHSLVLASIAKLVPAKDAQAFCSSTPIDLRPYISDHSPSGKPGALFGVLVTTQAHHFESHEIHGDRDEDDIWKTAVSLRGRMKKHLETVPKDDIISMLSWVTDWRKYWLSKIGKPRETTWEVSNIGSIHSIPGGSHLQPGWQIRRSIMSQGAMVAGAAIGVNVAGVAGGDICISLSWQEGIVETDLVEGMVLDLQRWLGQLGRGEKLAWK; encoded by the exons ATGATGAAGACCGGGCACCGACAAGCCCGAGCCCTCGGGCCGTG TGAAAGATACTCTTCATCGAGGCACGCCCTCGGCTTTTACAAGTGCGTGATCAATACTTGTCGTTACACAGTCCCCACATCCGGAGTTCAAGGCCAGTCTGTCTATGAGGTGTTTGAGAGAGCTCTCGCCAGCGTGGTTCTTGACATTCCGTCGCTGAGGGTGGGTATAAAAGATGAGGAAACATCCAGTCCATATTTTGTATTCCTAtcagccatcaacctccactTCCACCTCGAATACCACGAGGTATCGAAGGACCTCGACGTTGAGCTTATCCAAAAACTGGAGCATCAACACGATCAATACTTTCCTGATATCTCGAGCCGGCCTCCGTGGAAGGTGATCATTGTTTCCACCCCTCATCCAGCAAATGGGGTCCTTACCTTTGATGTCATCTTCGCAGTGCATCATTCAATAGCGGACGGCAGAAGCACTGCGGCTTTTCACACCAAACTCCTTAATGAGTTGACCTGCCCCTCAGTGCGCCCGATACAACTTTCCGACCATGTTCTAAGCCTCCCGCCCAGCCAGCAGCTCAGTCCCCCCCTGGAAGAGGCGGTGGCTTTCAAACAGTCCTGGGGTTTTGTATTGGGTACTCTTTTCAGAGAGCTCGGTCCCGCCTGGCTTTCAAGACCGTCGAAGGCAATCCCATGGACTGGAAAGCTAATCACCCCCGAGCCCTTCCAAACAAACCTTCGCCTGATTGTAGTTCCTGCGGAGGTGGCGCCATCTGTTCTCGCTATATGCAGACAACACGGCACGACACTGACACCCTTGCTTCACTCGCTCGTACTGGCTTCTATCGCCAAGCTTGTTCCCGCCAAAGATGCCCAAGCATTCTGCAGCTCGACACCAATAGATCTAAGGCCCTATATTTCAGACCATTCACCAAGCGGAAAGCCTGGAGCTCTCTTTGGAGTTCTAGTTACCACCCAGGCGCATCATTTTGAGTCACATGAGATCCATGGGGATAgggacgaggacgatatTTGGAAGACCGCAGTCAGCCTAAGGGGTCGAATGAAGAAACACCTAGAGACTGTGCCGAAGGACGATATCATCAGTATGCTGAGCTGGGTCACAGACTGGAGAAAATATTGGCTTTCAAAGATAGGTAAACCGAGGGAAACGACATGGGAGGTATCTAACATCGGGTCGATTCACAGCATCCCAGGTGGAAGCCATCTCCAGCCAGGCTGGCAGATCCGTCGCTCAATCATGTCTCAAGGAGCAATGGTCGCAGGAGCCGCGATAGGGGTCAACGTCGCCGGGGTTGCTGGTGGAGATATCTGTATCAGCCTGAGCTGGCAAGAGGGAATAGTCGAAACGGACTTGGTCGAGGGAATGGTGCTAGACCTGCAGCGCTGGCTCGGTCAGTTGGGTCGCGGAGAGAAGCTTGCCTGGAAATAG
- a CDS encoding hypothetical protein (EggNog:ENOG503P1J5) gives MDRDKDKPDHRFAQTTRAIAPLTITSASKRRSLFSRPNLNDDGTRPAGADAPAESRVGSPNNTRIPRLAQHRGKFTMEDAYRLATEEEEAAARGSPSPAPRTWRSRRESSEKNTSKLPGVGALGTQHRRTMTSKSTDAVGEDRVGLSVGLGARSLRSNISDSSFDEKIRQHALAQGDPEAPISHSNSASSKAGLGTRILETGRGLVRRSSRGSPEGNASPRNRKTTTAGNRFSGLLSRKKRELSSSTQTPDLADWIQFSDGSAGDLARPASNPLLRPTSAPPDQESPERSFAWEAENDFTAGDLQVSESPAVSLGRSNTKIDEIRALEAEHSDKDPESNPNSWKNLRIDEIRNCEVETASKPPELTAAPREVMEQTASQDRDLTTRSRSGSNTSTKMDEIRSREIERVSRRAITTAQLGKIRERNAELTSRSPSPDMGQKPSAEPLHSFSPPDEQSWRRGSDVANSASQVREPSARQNSVSAALNSYDEDGPVIDDHDRQQRLSENIGIRRRGSRSRDESRDVLRRLSAAAITNLLTDLPASGISEGVSGRERPRQSSGSLRQRMLAGAKGDGKPTVGFVGLRRNDSMESNLTKRSSFILSESDPTERIEGEMNLFAPHENQSERGSLRALSPEPDEVTPDKTPKPSKPDPLTMPTPRVTGAFVETPATVKVEKREEDVIKPQPDKHDEFPAERGRRGESVPRQPKQTQSSRGDRMSRRSSSISVRRRARSLSRGRPLINSGKPPTVRDDILEIQRANQIDDSTLDDIADLMLKQGAKGHGSEAIEIKTDDGGDDEKDAGDQDAQRLRRMSRSLQNGIMNIRTAKQGIQRLEDQVAHGNLKSAADDATETEHTHSKHDVDAPCPICQGNEPTATTTLTYVHLPLPRLWHHQPRFKLTFLGLCVFLLSLWYIAESCMCHLYCKPPYCGPGEPCNWDIEYPSWGFTIPLKLDEWVTGGQGKHLVQEWTPEVTEWMIGLWDAAMSTDPELTVATRWSRSANRRRRRRVLRLGSLNH, from the coding sequence ATGGACCGCGACAAGGACAAACCCGACCACCGGTTTGCGCAGACGACACGTGCGATCGCCCCGCTCACGATTACAAGCGCTTCCAAGCGGAGGAGTCTATTCTCTCGTCCAAACCTCAATGATGATGGAACCCGACCTGCCGGTGCCGACGCGCCCGCTGAGAGCAGAGTTGGCTCGCCGAACAACACAAGAATTCCTCGCCTTGCCCAACATCGAGGCAAATTTACGATGGAAGATGCCTACCGCTTGGCcacagaagaggaagaggccgcAGCCCGAGGATCCCCAAGTCCCGCGCCACGAACATGGCGCTCACGTCGGGAATCCAGCGAGAAGAACACGTCAAAGCTGCCTGGTGTCGGAGCACTCGGGACCCAACATCGCAGGACAATGACAAGCAAATCCACGGATGCGGTAGGTGAGGATAGGGTCGGTTTGTCAGTGGGCCTTGGTGCCCGGTCGCTCCGAAGCAACATTTCCGACAGCAGCTTTGACGAAAAGATTCGCCAGCACGCCCTTGCGCAAGGAGACCCCGAAGCACCGATCTCACACAGTAACAGCGCTTCGTCTAAAGCTGGTTTGGGAACCAGAATACTAGAGACTGGGAGAGGATTGGTACGGAGGAGTAGTCGTGGCAGTCCCGAGGGCAATGCTTCACCTCGCAACCGCAAGACTACAACAGCCGGCAATAGGTTTTCTGGCTTGTTATCGAGGAAGAAGCGAGAATTGAGCAGCTCAACACAGACGCCTGATCTGGCGGATTGGATCCAGTTTAGTGATGGCTCTGCTGGAGATTTGGCTCGGCCAGCGTCCAACCCGCTGTTGCGCCCCACCTCTGCGCCACCGGACCAAGAGTCTCCTGAAAGGAGTTTCGCATGGGAAGCAGAGAACGACTTCACAGCTGGCGACCTGCAGGTCTCTGAAAGCCCTGCAGTCAGTCTCGGTCGAAGTAACACCAAGATTGATGAAATACGAGCACTCGAAGCTGAACACAGTGATAAGGATCCCGAGAGCAACCCCAACTCTTGGAAGAATCTCCGGATCGACGAGATCAGAAATTGCGAAGTTGAAACTGCGTCCAAGCCGCCGGAACTCACCGCTGCGCCGCGCGAGGTTATGGAGCAGACTGCATCGCAGGATCGAGACCTCACAACCCGAAGCCGATCCGGAAGCAACACAAGTACTAAGATGGATGAAATTAGATCGCGGGAGATTGAAAGAGTGTCTAGGAgagccatcaccaccgctcaGCTGGGGAAAATCCGGGAGAGAAACGCCGAACTCACGTCGCGCTCGCCATCGCCCGATATGGGGCAGAAACCCAGCGCGGAGCCTCTGCATTCTTTTTCCCCCCCGGACGAAcagagttggagaaggggatCCGATGTGGCCAACTCTGCTTCACAAGTACGAGAGCCAAGCGCTCGCCAGAACTCGGTCTCTGCAGCTCTAAACAGTTACGATGAAGATGGTCCAGTTATCGATGACCATGATAGACAACAGAGACTTAGCGAAAATATAGGGATCCGACGCCGTGGCTCACGAAGCAGAGATGAGTCGCGAGATGTCTTGCGCAGACTGTCAGCCGCGGCGATCACAAATCTGCTCACTGACCTGCCAGCGTCTGGCATTTCTGAGGGTGTGTCTGGGCGTGAAAGACCTCGGCAATCCAGCGGAAGTCTTCGACAAAGGATGTTAGCCGGTGCTAAGGGTGACGGCAAACCCACTGTCGGTTTTGTTGGACTTCGGAGGAATGATTCGATGGAATCCAACCTGACAAAGCGGTCAAGCTTTATCCTCTCAGAGTCTGACCCTACAGAGCGTATAGAAGGTGAGATGAATCTATTTGCGCCACATGAAAACCAGTCTGAACGCGGGTCTCTTCGGGCATTATCTCCGGAGCCAGATGAAGTCACGCCAGACAAAacacccaaaccctccaagcctGATCCTCTCACGATGCCCACTCCTCGGGTAACAGGTGCTTTTGTCGAAACACCCGCGAcggtcaaggttgagaaaagagaggaggatgtcatCAAACCGCAGCCAGACAAACACGACGAATTTCCTGCGGAGCGAGGCAGAAGGGGTGAAAGCGTACCGAGACAGCCCAAACAAACTCAGTCATCCCGTGGTGACAGGATGTCGAGGCGTTCCTCTTCGATTTCTGTCCGACGTCGTGCAAGGTCGCTGTCGAGAGGTCGACCCTTGATCAATTCTGGCAAACCACCAACTGTCCGAGATGACATACTAGAAATACAGCGAGCCAACCAGATCGATGATTCCACTTTGGATGATATCGCCGACCTCATGTTGAAACAAGGCGCCAAAGGCCACGGCTCCGAGGCTATTGAGATCAAGACCgacgatggcggcgatgatgaaAAGGACGCAGGCGATCAGGATGCTCAAAGATTGAGACGGATGAGCAGGAGTCTGCAGAACGGGATCATGAATATTCGCACCGCGAAGCAGGGAATTCAGAGACTGGAGGATCAAGTTGCGCATGGCAATCTCAAGAGTGCGGCCGACGATGCTACCGAAACCGAACACACTCACAGCAAACATGACGTTGATGCCCCGTGTCCCATCTGTCAAGGAAACGAACCAACCGCGACAACGACCCTTACTTACGTTCACTTGCCTCTACCTCGACTGTGGCATCACCAGCCGCGTTTCAAGCTTACATTTCTCGGCCTTTGcgtctttcttctttctctttggTACATTGCTGAGTCCTGTATGTGCCACTTATACTGCAAGCCTCCGTACTGCGGCCCAGGTGAGCCTTGTAACTGGGATATTGAATATCCTTCTTGGGGCTTCACGATTCCGTTAAAGTTGGACGAGTGGGTCACGGGGGGGCAAGGCAAGCACCTTGTGCAGGAGTGGACTCCCGAGGTCACAGAGTGGATGATTGGCTTGTGGGACGCGGCTATGAGTACTGACCCTGAGTTGACCGTCGCAACCCGCTGGAGCCGTAGCGCGAACCGCAGACGTAGAAGACGGGTGCTCAGACTAGGAAGCTTAAATCACTAA
- a CDS encoding hypothetical protein (EggNog:ENOG503PTEC), with protein MDTNCHADLRNYQDSFLDPLEDGCGERNQDLPTSKLDAAKLLAKGFISELPTTTTIISTSPSKVTSKSLTVETRPSSSVQEGDIPDPTTTSTIDRNNQPDSTSTSNTIAASSAQTSIPSPDPSPEPIPPPLTDTSPFTNNNFVSSGSQARPPFRMLEFSLAAAVMWIGF; from the coding sequence ATGGACACCAACTGCCATGCCGATCTCCGCAACTATCAAGACAGCTTCCTCGACCCTTTGGAGGACGGCTGTGGCGAGAGAAATCAAGATCTGCCAACTTCGAAGCTCGACGCCGCCAAACTCCTAGCAAAGGGTTTCATATCTGAACTCCCCACCACGACAACCATCATTAGCACCTCACCTAGCAAGGTCACCTCAAAGTCTTTGACTGTGGAGACgaggccatcatcttccgtTCAGGAAGGGGACATCCCCGACCCaacgacaacctcaacaataGACCGGAACAATCAACCGGACAGCACATCAACAAGCAATACTAtcgccgcctcctcagcGCAAACATCCATACCATCACCTGATCCCAGTCCAGAACCGATCCCGCCCCCTCTTACCGATACTAGCCCCTTTACCAATAACAACTTCGTGTCGAGTGGATCACAGGCTCGGCCACCCTTCAGAATGCTAGAATTCTCCCTGGCCGCGGCCGTCATGTGGATAGGATTTTGA